The DNA sequence aaatccAGGTATAATTAGGAAAGCCATTAATAGAGTCCTGCCGGAGTACGTGTCGGGACTCGGGACTAACTCCACTCCGGCTTCTTATAATAAAATGACCTTagataaataataaaattatacTACCGTTATTAAATATCTGACACTTGTCCCGTAAACCAGtaaaccctaaaaaataaaatgatatttcATGAATTATCAGTTACAGAGGAGAGATTCATTTGCAAATTTTTAATCAAATAATTCTGATGATGACCCATAATTATGTTCTTTAATCAACTAATTTATTTCGAGGTATGATCGAGAATGAAATAATTAAATGAAGTTTACCTTGTTGGCATTGGGAACCAGCTCCTGCAGGGCTTtcattctctctgcaattctcTCTCTTCGTAACTGCAACAATATCCGtttcagaaaaatacaaagCTAATACAAACAAGCAATTCAATCAAACCACAAAACAAATGCTGGTGCTTCTGTACTGTTTGCTTGCTCAGAAAACcaacaaaagaattaaagatATTTTATAGTGCTCTCGAGTTTTCAAAAATTTCAGAGTCGGTAACCGACCCTTTTTATTAGTCAGAAATCAAATCATCGACTAATCTGACGGTTTATGACTTCGAGTTTCAATACTTCAGAGCCACCGTTAAATTTCGAGAACTGATGACGTACTCTTTCAGCGATGGAGTGTGGGTCAGTGGCTTGACCTCGCCTGGCCCTGACTCTGGGCCTGGGTTGCGCAGCCGAAGCTCCGGCCGAGCCGTTCGCCGGAGGTTGGGTCATGGCTGCGGCTTGAGCTCCATAGTTCTGCGCTTGAAGTGCACCCCCCTAATCAAATTAATCATGATCATTAGAAAGTAATCCAGATTAGTTAGATAAACAAGGAAGAAGACAACTGTGATAAAAATACCTGATGGTGATGAAAATGCTGAGGCTGGTTCGGAGACAGAGATCCAGTAAAGCCATTAAACAAGGCCTGAACAGAAGAACCACCGTCAACAACGccctgtaaaaaaaaaacacctccGCAAGTTCAGAATATTATTTACACTAATGCCATCGCTGTTTCTCATAGAAAAAGCTTAATTAAACTAACCGGATTAGGAGATTTAAACGACGAGCCGTCACCAATATCGTTGAAGTCACCGTTGCTCCCCAACGACAACCCCATCGGAGCGCCGTtgccggaggaggaggagccgcCACGGGACATCATGAGCTGGTGCTGGAGCATCATGGCGGCGGCGGCTGCGGCCGAGGCAGTGGGGGAGGACTTGGACGCTGCGGCGCCGGCGCTGATCTGGTGGCTGCGGAACTTGGTGGCGAGGTTGGAAGAGTCGTCGTAAGAGAAGACGACATTGTTGTCGCTGTTACCGGCGGACGGCGGCGCCGGCGGGGTTTCGTCGGCCCAGGAGGAGCAGGAGGAGGGGCCGAGGGTGGAGAGCATTTGCTCGAGGAAGTCGTCGTGGGCGGAGGAGTCGAACGGCGTCTGGGGGTTTAGCAGAGAGTTCATTTCACAGTTTTCCGGCTGACTTGACTGTTACGGTTTTCTCTTGACTGTTGCGGTTTTCTCAGTTTGA is a window from the Rosa chinensis cultivar Old Blush chromosome 2, RchiOBHm-V2, whole genome shotgun sequence genome containing:
- the LOC112188917 gene encoding bHLH transcription factor RHL1, with the translated sequence MNSLLNPQTPFDSSAHDDFLEQMLSTLGPSSCSSWADETPPAPPSAGNSDNNVVFSYDDSSNLATKFRSHQISAGAAASKSSPTASAAAAAAMMLQHQLMMSRGGSSSSGNGAPMGLSLGSNGDFNDIGDGSSFKSPNPGVVDGGSSVQALFNGFTGSLSPNQPQHFHHHQGGALQAQNYGAQAAAMTQPPANGSAGASAAQPRPRVRARRGQATDPHSIAERLRRERIAERMKALQELVPNANKTDKASMLDEIIDYVKFLQLQVKVLSMSRLGGAGAVAPLVTDMSSEGGGDCIQTSANGGTRAGRSGNQTASSNDSMTVTEHQVAKLMEEDMGSAMQYLQGKGLCLMPISLATAISTATCHPRNPLMNGNNNPVITSNGGEGPSSPSMSVLTVQSATMASNGGVDGSGKDAASVSKP